A portion of the Punica granatum isolate Tunisia-2019 chromosome 7, ASM765513v2, whole genome shotgun sequence genome contains these proteins:
- the LOC116214325 gene encoding beta-amyrin 28-monooxygenase-like produces the protein MELFTLVLLSSASLLIFGLIYASLGTRKTGHKNLPPGSFGWPIMGETIEFLFGKPDKFVFDRMKKYSPDIFKTRILGEDTAVICGPSGHKFLFSNEQKLFTAFRPHSMQKLFRSYKAAAGAPPPPATSEDRAKVNRDEEAKVIRSPGFLKPEALVRYLGKMDSITQQQIQIQWEGKDLVKAYPFTKSLTLTLACRFFLGTDDPERIARLVDNFDDMTVGMHSITVNFPGTIFHKANKAAAAIRKELRHVIAEKKAAMSSGAPMGDILSHMIVATDPTGKYMPEAEIADKIMGLLTAGYSTVATAMTFFMKYVGERPDVYQKVYDEQTKVAAAKKEGELLDWEDIQKMKYSWNAMNEVMRLTPPLQGTFREVLADFTYAGYTIPKGWKVYWTVSTTNKDPQYFPEPEKFDPSRYEEGNTFPPFTFVPFGGGPRMCPGKEYARLATLTFVHNIVKRYKWEVIDRKEKILGDMMPTPQKGLPVRLHRH, from the exons ATGGAGCTCTTCACCCTCGTCCTCCTCTCCTCGGCCTCCCTCCTCATCTTCGGCCTCATCTACGCCTCCCTGGGGACCCGGAAAACGGGCCACAAGAACCTTCCGCCGGGCAGCTTTGGGTGGCCCATCATGGGTGAGACGATCGAGTTCCTGTTCGGGAAGCCCGACAAGTTCGTGTTCGACAGGATGAAAAAGTACTCCCCTGACATCTTCAAGACAAGGATACTCGGCGAGGACACCGCGGTCATCTGTGGGCCCAGCGGCCACAAGTTCCTCTTCTCCAATGAGCAGAAGCTCTTCACCGCCTTCCGCCCTCACTCCATGCAGAAGCTCTTCCGCTCGTACAAGGCCGCCGCCGGCGCCCCACCACCACCAGCCACTTCCGAGGACCGGGCCAAGGTTAATCGGGATGAGGAAGCCAAGGTGATCCGCTCACCCGGGTTCCTGAAACCGGAGGCACTCGTCCGGTACTTGGGCAAGATGGACTCCATCACCCAGCAGCAAATCCAGATTCAGTGGGAGGGGAAGGATCTGGTCAAGGCCTATCCCTTCACTAAGTCCCTAACCCTGACACTTGCCTGCCGGTTCTTCCTCGGGACGGATGATCCTGAAAGAATAGCCAGGCTAGTCGACAACTTCGATGACATGACCGTGGGGATGCACTCGATCACCGTCAACTTCCCCGGCACGATCTTCCACAAGGCTAACAAGGCTGCCGCCGCCATCAGGAAGGAGCTCCGGCATGTAATCGCAGAGAAGAAGGCTGCAATGTCGAGCGGGGCACCTATGGGTGATATACTGTCACACATGATCGTCGCAACGGACCCCACCGGGAAGTACATGCCTGAGGCCGAGATCGCCGACAAGATCATGGGGCTGCTGACCGCCGGGTACAGCACGGTGGCCACCGCCATGACTTTCTTCATGAAGTACGTCGGGGAGAGGCCTGACGTTTACCAGAAGGTCTATGATG AGCAAACGAAGGTAGCAGCAGCCAAGAAGGAAGGGGAATTGCTTGACTGGGAAGACATACAGAAGATGAAGTACTCATGGAATGCGATGAATGAAGTGATGAGGCTGACCCCTCCATTGCAGGGCACTTTCAGAGAGGTCCTTGCTGATTTCACCTATGCTGGCTATACCATTCCTAAGGGCTGGAAG GTATACTGGACCGTTAGCACCACGAACAAGGACCCGCAGTACTTCCCAGAACCAGAGAAATTTGACCCGTCGAGGTACGAAGAGGGCAACACCTTCCCTCCCTTCACGTTCGTCCCCTTTGGGGGCGGGCCAAGGATGTGCCCCGGGAAAGAGTACGCCCGTCTGGCGACCCTCACCTTTGTCCACAACATCGTGAAGAGGTACAAATGGGAGGTCATCGACCGTAAAGAGAAGATTTTAGGCGATATGATGCCCACTCCGCAAAAGGGGCTCCCTGTTCGCCTCCACCGTCACTGA